CACGCCGCCAAGGGGTTTATCCTTTTGAAGGCCGCCCTGTTTCTTCCTGTCCAATGTCATATGCAGAATGGCGCGTCCTAGCCATGAGAGACCTGCGATCAGCATGCCGGCCTCTCAGTGTTTGATCCGGTCGATTGAAGGGGAACGATGTCCCTCCTTCATTGTTCCCAACGAGAACACCATCCGTAGACGTGCGAAGCCACTGTGTGCAAGGGGCCGGGCGTATCAGCAACCCAGGGGTTGGAAAGCTGTCGAATTCGCACACATCACGCCGGAAGAACTCGCGCCGCTGGCTTATCGAGAATCCACGTTCGGTTCCGGTAGGGATATTCTTCTCGGTACTGGCCATCACCGGTCTGGGTGTATTCGCGATCGAAAGGGGCGAGTATCAGCGCGAGGCTGCGGCGATGAGCCGGGTCAGCATCGCCATGGCCTCCGCGCTCGAGCGGCGCGCTTCGATCAACTCCTCATATCTCCGATCGGGGTCCGCGCTGTTCTCGACACAGGAGATCATCGACCCCCAGCTCTTCCGCCGCTTTGTTTCCGAATTACGGCTCGACTCCGATTATCGCGGAGCGGAGGGTATCGGCTGGGCGCGGCGGATCGGGGCCGACGAAGTCCCCGCGCTGGAACGTAGGCTGTCCGCCTATCGTGTGGGGCCGGTCGAGATCACGCCGTCCCTTTCGGAGATGCCGCGTGACAGATTGGTCCCGGTAACGCTGCTGCAACCCGACACCGCGCGCAATCGCCGGGCCATCGGCTACGACATGTACAGCGATCCCGTTCGCCGCGCCGCGATGGACGAGGCGGAAAGGTTGCTGCGCCCGACCGCCAGCGGGCGGGTCACGCTCAAACAGGAGATTGCGGGCACCGCTGCCGGATTTGTCATCTATATGCCCGTGTTCGAGAACGCGCGCGGGCAACGGCGCGTCAAGGGCTTCGTCTACAGTCCGTTCAGTGCGCAGGACTTTCTTTCCTCAGCCGCCGAGCTGGTGGATATCGGCGATTTTTCGGTGGTGCTTTACGACGGCGCAAACGGCGGCGGGTCTTTAATGGGCCAGATCAACGGCGAGGACGAACCACGCTCCAGCACTCGTCAGGCCGTTGCCATCGCCAACCGGAACATGACGGTCGAGATTTCGTCTTCCCGATCCAACGCGCTCTCGTCCCTGTCGATGATCACTCTGATCTTTGGTCTCGCGGTCGCAAGTCTGCTGATGCTGGTATCCCGCCTGCTGACGCGGCAGGCGCTGGAAGATCAACGCTCGCTCGACTGGTTCGCCGAGCAAAATTCGATCCGCGATTCGCTCACGCGCGAATTGAACCACCGGGTCAAGAACACGCTCGCGAACGTTCTCTCGATCGTCGCTCTCACCCGGCGCCGCGCGACCAATATCGATGATTTCGCCGATGGGCTCGATGGGCGGATCCGCGCATTGTCCGCAACGCATGATCTGCTCACCCAATCGGAATGGGGTACGACACCGATCGCCTCGGTCGTCGCAGCCGAGCTTGCCCCCTACATGCGCGCGGAAGATCACGGACTCGAAGTCGATGGCCCGCCGGTGGAGCTTGCCCCGAACGACGCGCTTTCGCTTGGTCTGGCGCTTCACGAACTGGCGACGAACGCGTCGAAGTACGGCGCATTGAGCGAGCCGGGGGGCAGCGTTTCGATCGTATGGACGCAGACCGCGGACAAGCTGGCGCGGCTCGAATGGATCGAGAGCGGTGGGCCGCCGGTAGCACCGCCGCGCGGACGCGGTTTCGGCACCGATCTTATCGAGAAAATCGTGGCACACGAATTGCGCCATCCGGTCGAATTGAAGTTCGACCCCCAAGGCGTGCGTTGTACGCTGGTAGTGCCGATCCGCGAGCCGGTTGATTTCGCAATCCGCGCGGGCAGAAAAGGAATGCGCGGCCATTAAGACCGCGCATTCCGCTTCAACTTTGAGGGTTGTTTTTCGCCCGCCCCCTCAGGCGAGCGGGCGGCTCGATCCGAAGAACAGGGCTTGGCTGATCGCCGCGCGCACCGTCTGTTCCTGGAAAGGCTTGGTGACCAGATAGGTCGGCTCCGGACGATCCCCGGTCAGCAGGCGTTCGGGATAGGCTGTGATGAAGATGACCGGCACCGTGCTGATCGCAAGAATGTCGTCGACGGCATCGAGCCCGCTGGATCCATCGGCCAACTGGATATCCGCCAGCACGAGACCGGGGGTCTTTTCCGCAACAACTTCCTGCGCCTGCGTGCGCGTAGCGGCGGTTCCGCAGATTTCGTGACCGAGCGACTTTACCAGGTCTTCCAACTGCATGGAGATCAGCGGTTCGTCTTCGATGATGAGCACGTTGGTCGAGGTCTCACGATCGATTTCGGCGACCGCCTCCTGGACCAGGCTTTCCACGTCGTTTTCTTCCAGATCCATGATCTCGGCAGCCTGCTCGACCGAAAAATCCTCAAGCGTGGTGAGCAGTAAGGCCTGACGGTTCAGCGGAGTGATCGACTTGAGCCGGTCGGACGCTGCATTTTCGTGCAGTTCGCCACCCGCCTCCTTTTCCGGCACTTCCATGTAAGCGCTGGACCAAACCTTGTTGAATGCCCGGTACAGAGGCACACGGCCACCTTCTAGCGACTGTTTGAGATCCTGGTCGGCAAGCGCTGCTTCCAGCGTGGCCCGCACGAATGCGTCTCCGGTGGCTTGGGAGCCGGTTAGAGCGCGGGCGTAACGGCGCAAATAGGGCAAATTCTTGGCAATCTGGTCACCGAGCGACATGAAGACCCCTTCCTTGTTTCACGCGCTAAAACGTCGCGCGATGATCTTGGTTCCGCGATAGCGAACGGCCTTTCGGCCATTTGCTATCCCTCGGAAAAACAAATTTTGAGGCCCCTTGGCTGGGAGGGAGGGGATGGTCAATGGGAAGGGCCGCGGAGCCGTTCAGATGAGACCCGAACGGTCGCAATCATCGTGGCGCAAACAAGCATGCGACGACCATTTCGCTCGGCCAGTCGCCCGTTTCGGACTACCCGCAAACGCTCTGCAACAAGCGAGGAAAATTTTTTGAAACAGATTGGAACCCTTCGCCGGGGAGGACATTTCATCTCTGTCACCGCCGAGACCCCCCTCCCGTCCAAGCGGCCGGTGATACGATCCCGAAAGGCCTCCGTTCAGAGCGAACGGAGGCCTTTTTTTGGTGATCACCCCGGTCATCTCTCAGGCTTTAACGAGCGAGGCAAATGGCGGGCCTGTTGACGCTCTTTAGCCGAGAGCGCCGCGCAGACGCGACAGGATGCCTTGACGCTTCGGTTCGCGCAGCAGTTCGATCAAGTCGGAATTGTCGTATGGTTTGGCAAGCACCGACCCCAGTTCTGCGATGTCGTCGGGTATCGCGTCTGGCGCACCCGTTGAAAAGACGATCCGGGGCCGGTTCGGGCCGAGCGAGCGCAGCAGTTCTGCGATCGTCCAGCCATCGTCGCGATCGGCGAGATGAATGTCGAGGATCACTGCATCGGGCCGCTCGCGCCGCAGAGCTTCGAGAGCGGCCTCGGTCGAGGCGATCAATTCGATATTCTCGATCCCGGCGTCGCGTAGCGTATCTTCGATGGAGATGGCGAGGATGCCGTCATCTTCGACAACCAGAACACGTCGGGGCAACCGGCCATCACGGTCTTTCGAATCCGGCTCGACAGCTGTTCCCATGATCGTCCCGTGAACCGGCCGTCCATCACGGCCTGACGGTCAATCAACAAAAGCTGTCGGCTCGCGTTCCCGAGATGCGGTTTATGCATGACCGACTTTGCGAACGGGCTCCTAAAGCGGTTTACCGAAAATCGCATATTCACGGTTCGGCTTGCTGCCGATGGCATCGGCGATGGCGACCATTCCCTTGTTGTCATCGAGAATCCAGCCGATCTCGGCACGCTTGGTGTTCCAGCTCGTCGCCGCCACGTCCCGGATCCGGCTGATCATCATGAAAGCGAGCTGGCTGGCCACGCGCGAATTGTGCAGTTCCCGCTTCACACCCATCAGCGGCACGCGCAGGTCCGAGCCGGCGGGCTTGCGCAGCCAACGCAGGATCCGCAGCCAGCCGAAGGGCAGCAGCCTGCCGCGCGACTTGAGCAGGACCTGGTTGATGTCGGGCAAAGTCATCATGAACGCCACCGGTTCGCCGTCGAGCTCGGCGATCATGTTGATTTCCTCGTGGATGATCTGGCGCATCTTCTTGCCGGCATAGGCGATCTCGGCGTCGGTGAAGGGCACGAAGCCCCAATTGCCCGACCACGCATCGTTGAGGATACCGAGCACGATCTCGACCTCGCGGTCCCAATTGGCGAGGTCGATCCGGCGTACGGTGATGCGCGGATTGCGCTCCCCCGACTGGACGATCCGCCGGATCAGCGGCGGAAATTCGGCGGCGACGTCCACCTCGTAGGTGACGAGCCGCTTGGTGACCGCGTAGCCCGCACCCTCGATCCAGCCGCGGTAATGCGCCGGATGGTGGCCCATCATGATCATCGGATGGTGATCGTGACCTTCGATCAGCAGTCCCGGCTCTTCCCAGATCGACAGGGAGATCGGTCCGAGCATGCTGGTCATTCCCTGCTGCCGGTTCCATTCCTCGGCCCGGGCGAGGAGCGCGTCGGCAACCTCTCTGTCCTCGGCATCGAAATAGCCGAACATGCCGGTGCCCGGACCCATGCCCTGTTCGGGGGGGAGTTCGAGCGCGAGGTGGTCGATATGGGCGGAGATGCGCCCCACCGGCCGGC
The genomic region above belongs to Qipengyuania spongiae and contains:
- a CDS encoding N-acetyltransferase; amino-acid sequence: MSEAEIVIEPVSDKKGRRTFVDLGRHFAEREPFAVPQLRSEQMELIDPDRNPFFGHATVQLFIARRGGRPVGRISAHIDHLALELPPEQGMGPGTGMFGYFDAEDREVADALLARAEEWNRQQGMTSMLGPISLSIWEEPGLLIEGHDHHPMIMMGHHPAHYRGWIEGAGYAVTKRLVTYEVDVAAEFPPLIRRIVQSGERNPRITVRRIDLANWDREVEIVLGILNDAWSGNWGFVPFTDAEIAYAGKKMRQIIHEEINMIAELDGEPVAFMMTLPDINQVLLKSRGRLLPFGWLRILRWLRKPAGSDLRVPLMGVKRELHNSRVASQLAFMMISRIRDVAATSWNTKRAEIGWILDDNKGMVAIADAIGSKPNREYAIFGKPL
- a CDS encoding response regulator, with protein sequence MGTAVEPDSKDRDGRLPRRVLVVEDDGILAISIEDTLRDAGIENIELIASTEAALEALRRERPDAVILDIHLADRDDGWTIAELLRSLGPNRPRIVFSTGAPDAIPDDIAELGSVLAKPYDNSDLIELLREPKRQGILSRLRGALG
- a CDS encoding response regulator; the protein is MSLGDQIAKNLPYLRRYARALTGSQATGDAFVRATLEAALADQDLKQSLEGGRVPLYRAFNKVWSSAYMEVPEKEAGGELHENAASDRLKSITPLNRQALLLTTLEDFSVEQAAEIMDLEENDVESLVQEAVAEIDRETSTNVLIIEDEPLISMQLEDLVKSLGHEICGTAATRTQAQEVVAEKTPGLVLADIQLADGSSGLDAVDDILAISTVPVIFITAYPERLLTGDRPEPTYLVTKPFQEQTVRAAISQALFFGSSRPLA
- a CDS encoding CHASE domain-containing protein; this encodes MSRVSIAMASALERRASINSSYLRSGSALFSTQEIIDPQLFRRFVSELRLDSDYRGAEGIGWARRIGADEVPALERRLSAYRVGPVEITPSLSEMPRDRLVPVTLLQPDTARNRRAIGYDMYSDPVRRAAMDEAERLLRPTASGRVTLKQEIAGTAAGFVIYMPVFENARGQRRVKGFVYSPFSAQDFLSSAAELVDIGDFSVVLYDGANGGGSLMGQINGEDEPRSSTRQAVAIANRNMTVEISSSRSNALSSLSMITLIFGLAVASLLMLVSRLLTRQALEDQRSLDWFAEQNSIRDSLTRELNHRVKNTLANVLSIVALTRRRATNIDDFADGLDGRIRALSATHDLLTQSEWGTTPIASVVAAELAPYMRAEDHGLEVDGPPVELAPNDALSLGLALHELATNASKYGALSEPGGSVSIVWTQTADKLARLEWIESGGPPVAPPRGRGFGTDLIEKIVAHELRHPVELKFDPQGVRCTLVVPIREPVDFAIRAGRKGMRGH